From the Lathyrus oleraceus cultivar Zhongwan6 chromosome 4, CAAS_Psat_ZW6_1.0, whole genome shotgun sequence genome, one window contains:
- the LOC127136263 gene encoding uncharacterized protein LOC127136263: MEEFVDLSAIHIFLTQNPIPTLLADTYYSIHVRTQKKKGIIICCTPLLHRWFISHLPSKGPFVENKDNLKWSQRIMSLKAEDIPWYSQVYDGVKLILNCGDFPNIPLLGTKRGINYNPRLALRQLGYLMVEKPDLKSVGGFVLYEGVEELELIKKIVKVWGSIYPQGRAEMGKKNGIAKEAYTSWVKSRVSEVLLPFSPEPSMNIQPLEPENQPNSEVDELKKVIKTLKKENVDLKSRLGKISLETETLKFNLNQKRDRVRQEDDEVQIKVFKRLKVGDTLKRTYASLTSKKKQLAEAQYRASKAELEHMEQMKKLQSLLEACKKELKDEKSCNKQLEVTLRQNQYELN, encoded by the coding sequence ATGGAGGAGTTCGTAGACTTGTCTGCTATTCATATCTTCTTGACTCAGAATCCTATCCCTACCCTTCTTGCTGATACTTACTATTCCATCCATGTGAGGACTCAGAAGAAGAAAGGGATTATCATCTGCTGCACCCCTTTGCTGCATAGATGGTTTATTTCGCATCTACCTAGCAAAGGCCCTTTTGTGGAAAACAAAGATAACTTGAAGTGGTCCCAGCGGATCATGTCCTTAAAAGCCGAAGACATTCCGTGGTATTCTCAAGTTTACGATGGTGTCAAGCTCATCCTCAATTGTGGGGATTTTCCTAATatacctcttcttggtacaaaaagaggaatcaactacaacccaagGCTAGCATTGCGACAACTTGGATACCTTATGGTGGAAAAACCTGATCTCAAAAGTGTAGGGGGTTTTGTCTTATACGAAGGGGTCGAAGAGCTAGAGTTGATCAAGAAGATTGTCAAGGTTTGGGGATCGATTTATCCTCAAGGAAGAGCAGAGATGGGTAAGAAGAACGGTATCGCCAAGGAAGCTTACACCAGTTGGGTCAAGAGCAGAGTTAGTGAGGTTTTGTTGCCGTTCTCGCCCGAACCGTCCATGAACATCCAACCTCTTGAGCCAGAGAACCAGCCAAATTCCGAAGTAGATGAATTGAAGAAGGTTATCAAGACCCTAAAGAAAGAGAATGTCGATCTCAAATCTAGGCTTGGTAAGATCTCATTGGAGACGGAAACCTTGAAATTCAATCTGAATCAGAAGAGAGACCGAGTTCGTCAAGAAGATGATGAGGTACAGATAAAGGTCTTCAAAAGACTCAAAGTGGGTGACACTCTCAAAAGGACTTATGCTAGCCTGACAAGCAAAAAGAAGCAGTTAGCTGAAGCCCAATACCGAGCCAGCAAAGCGGAACTGGAACACATGGAACAAATGAAGAAACTCCAAAGTCTGCTAGAAGCTTGTAAGaaagagttgaaggatgagaAAAGCTGCAACAAACAATTAGAAGTCACCCTTCGCCAAAACCAGTACGAGCTGAATTAG